The sequence below is a genomic window from Gammaproteobacteria bacterium.
CGGACGATGGCCGCAGCGCTTGGCCTGTACCTGGTCTTCAATGTGAAAACCGGCGGCGCCGGCCCGGGTCATTTCCTTAACCGTACGGGCAATCATGAAGGCCTGGCCCCAGCCGGTATCGGCATCGACCAGCAGCGGCAATTCGGTGGCGCCGGTTACCCGGCGTATGTCCTCGCACACGTCGTTGAGCGTGGTGACGGCAAGATCGGGCATGCCGAATGAGGCGTTGGCAACGCCCGCACCGGAAAGATAAATCGCCTTGAATCCGGCGCGCTCTGCCAGCAGGGCGCTGTAGGCATTTATCGTGCCGACGACCTGCAGTGGTTGTTCGTTTTCGAGGGCGCCCCACAGGCGGGCGCCGGCGGATTCGGCGCTCATTGGCACACCCGGCGGCAATCAGGGGCGCGTATTGTACCCCACGATTGCCACATTCGGGCGGCGGAAAAACGGATTGTCTGTCGGCGTCAGTCGCTGCTGTGCATGTAGAAACGCAGCACGTACCAGAACATCAGCGCTACCGAGGAGAACAACTCGAGACCGGCGGCGACATATCGATCTTCGGAAAAATGATGCAGCACGTTGGAGGTGTCGTACAACACCGCGGCACCGGCAAAAGCAATCATGCCGACGCTGAACCACGTACCGAGATGGAAGCCGAACAGCAGCCCCATGACGATCAGGCCGATAGCGGCAAAGCCGCCCCAGATCAGGGTGCTGCGCAGGAAAGAAAAATCCTTGCGGGTGATAAAGGCAATCGCCGTTAGCGCGGCGAAAGCTACCAGCGTTGCAACACCGGCCTGCTTCGGAATATCCGGCGAGATTGCCATGGCGTGATACAGCAGCGGCACCAGGATGATCGACTCGGCGATGACAAAACCGCCCAGTGCTGCGTACTGTGCCGGCAGCGTGCGCGCCCGATGCGCCACGTGACTCGCGGCCCAGCCGACCAGCATGAACACGCCCAGCACCAGCAGCCAGCCGGCACCGCGTGGCAGGAAGGAATAGATGCTTTCAGCAATGCCGGACTGGAAGTACCACGCCTCCAGCGCGACCAGCGCGGTGATGGCGCCGAACAGGTGCAGGTAGGTCTTATTGATGAAGGCGCCGCGGGACTCAACACTTACGTGCGCGACCGAGCGCGGATTCAGTTCATAACTCATTCGATACTTCCCTTTTGCTTCAGGCAGCGATGTTGACGACCGTACGGCCGGTGACTTCGCCACGCAGGTACTGGTCAAAGACTGTCGCAATGTCCGCAAGTTCCACGGTGCGACTGCCTATTTTAGCAAGATGCCGCGGCCGCAGGTCCCCGGAAATACGCTGCCACACTACTTTACGCACTGCCCTGGGCGTAGCTGACGAGTTGATGCCCAGCAGGTTGACCCCGCGCAGAATGAACGGCATCACCGTGGTTTCCAGCCTGTGACTGCCGACCAGGCCAATACTGGCGATGTTGCCGCGGAAATCCACCGTTCGCGTGAGCCACGCCAGCATGTCACCCCCGACATTATCTATAGCACCGGCCCACTGCACCTTCTCCAGGGGCCTGGAGCCATAGTCGATCTCCCGGCGATCCAGCACGCGATTTGCGCCAAGCGATTGCAGGTATTCCGACGCAGCGGTTTTGCCGCTGACAGCGACGACGTCATAGCCCCGCCCGGCCAGCATGTCGATGGCCAGGCTGCCAACGCCACCGCTGGCGCCGGTCACGACGACTTCGCCATTGCCCGGCTGCAGCCCGTTGTGTTCCATGCGATGGATGGCCAGCGCCGCAGTAAACCCGGCGGTGCCGATACACATGGCATGCCAGGCATCCAGCCCCGCCGGCAGTGGTATCACCCAGTCGCCCGGCACCCGGGCGTATTCGGCGTAGCCACCGTCGTGCGTTTCGCTCAGACCGCAGCCGGTAACCAGCACATCGTCGCCGGACTGGTAACGCTCATCATCTGAAGAGACGACCGTGCCGGCCAGATCAATGCCACCAACCAGCGGGTACTTGCGCAAAATTCGGCCGGCACCGGTTGCCGCGAGCGCATCCTTGTAGTTGATACCCGAGCATGCGACTTTGATAACGACATCGCCGGCGGCGAGATCGTCCAGCCCGATTTGTTCGAAACGACCGGCGACCGTGCCACCTTCATCATGGATGCGGAACGCGGTGAATTGCCCGGTCATTTTTCCCGCGCCCGTCGACGCCGGTCCAGCCACACCTGCAACCCCTGTGCGTTCAGATCGATGTCGCCGTCGAGTAACCGGTGGCGTTCTTCGTCATCCCCGGTGTAGCCATGTGCGTCGAGCCGCTCGCACAGGTGGCGATACATTGCCGTCTCGATGTGCTCATGCCGGTTGTCGCAATGTTCATGCTGCTCGGCAATTGCCACCAGCTCATCGATATCGGCATGCAAATCGGTGGCCAGCCGCTCGAGATTCTCCACCCGGCTGTAATGAGTCAGGTACGCCGCCCGTGGCTGGTAGCTCATGATGCGATCGAGCGAGTCGTGCAATTGCTGCGGATCGAAGTGTACGGGCGTCGTAGTGGCGAAAATAAAAGGGCCTTTGGATGTATCGAATTCGCGGTACGACAAGCCAAAGTTATCCCCAGTGAAAACAATATCTTCCGTCTCCTCTACCAAACAGTGGTGGTGCAGCGCGTGCCCCGGCGTATGGATAAAGGTGAAGCTGCGGGTGCCAACCTGGTGGCGATCGCCATCATCGGTCGTTATCACGCGTTCCGCGGGGATCGGCACGATATCGCCGTACAGGCGCTGGTAACTCTCTTCGCCGTAGACCGCTTTGGTGCCGGCAATAAGCTTTCCCGGATCGACCAGGTGTGCGGCGCCGCGCGGATGCACTACCACCTGTGACCGCGGTAATGCCGCGGCCAGCGCACCGGCGCCGCCGGCATGATCGAGATGAATGTGGGTGAGGAAGATATAGCGTACTGACTCAGGTGCGATGTTCTTTTCGCGCAACGCCTGTAACAGTAACGGCACCGAATGCGTCGTGCCGGTGTCGACAAACGCAGCCTCATCACCGTCCACAATGAGATGACTGGCATCCATGCGTGACCGCACGTACTGCGTATCGATTGCGGTAATACCGCGTCCAACTTCTTCGAACTGTAAAGACACAGGAATATTCTAACTGAGAAGACGTGCTGCGTTTGTACTTTGCTGCGTCTGGCGATATAACTGCACCTGGCTATCTCTGAAACAGTGCCAATGCTGGAGCGAAGGGTTGCAGTTACTTTGTACGATCACGGCTTTAATCGCGCTTGCAGTCGTCCCGGAACCGGCGATGAGTGAGCAACAGGCGCGCACAGTTACGGTATCCGGAAACGGCGAAGTTTCCGTCGAGCCTGATCGGGCACAGGTCAACCTTTCTGTGATGATCCGCAGCGATCAACAGCAGTCGGCGCAACGCGAAGTCGACGATACCGTCGAGGCCGTACTACGATTGACCGACAAGCTCGGTATTCCACGCAAGGACGTGCGCACCACCCGGCTGAACATCAACCCGGAATTCCGCTGGGACAAGAACACTAACGAGCGAAAAATCAGCGGCTACATGGTCCAGCGCACCGTGGAGATCAACCTTAAAGACCTGGAAAAACTTGGCGACCTGATGCACCGGGCCACACAGGCCGGGGTCAACCAGGTGTCGGCGCCGGCGCTCGGCGCTGAAGACGAGGACAAGCACCGGCGTGATGCGCTGGCGAAGGCGGCCGAAGATGCACGGCTCAACGCCGAAACGCTGGCGCGCACGCTGGGTGCGAAACTCGGCAAGGTCCGGCGGATTACCAGCTCGGACGTGATCCACCAGCCGCCGGTACCGATGCCGCGGATGGAGTCGCGCGCCATGATGGCCGATGCGGGCGGCGCGGCCGAGACCTATACACCCGGCGAGATCAAGTTCAGCGCCGGGGTGACGGTCGAATTCGACCTCGAAGTCAGGTGAGCCGGCGCGGCCTTCCGCCGCCTTTGAAGACTGCAGGATGACAGCGAGGGCATCGGCCCGGGATCCTGCAGACAGGCGCAATCGACTGCAATAGGCCGGGCTTTGGGTTCGCTGTACAGATAAGGTACAGTACCGCCGCCGCCGGGCGGCCAGCCTCTCCTGGCGTATTGCCCGACGTGGCTGTTCTCCATTCCACAGTAACGCTACTTCCCGAATGAACAACACAATAACGACCCGCGTGCTCCGTGGAACAGACGTAGAGACCCGACAGTGACAATTGCTCTAATAACCGGATCGGGCGGCCTTATTGGCTCGGAAACGGCGAAACGGCTGCACCGGGAAGGCCTCGATGTGGTCGGGATCGACAACGACATGCGGGCCTACTTTTTCGGGTCGGAAGCATCGACCCGGCCGACGTCAACGCAGCTGACGGAAACGCTGGCGAACTACCGGCACGAGGATCTCGACATACGTGATGCGGACGGGGTGATGGCATTGTTCGGCCGTTTCGGTTCTGACATCGGGGTCGTCGTGCACACGGCGGCGCAGCCGTCACATGACTGGGCGGCGCGGGAGCCGTTTACCGATTTCAGCGTGAATGCGACGGGAACCCTGAACCTGCTGGAGGCGGCGCGCCAGCATTGTCCTGACGCACCCTTCATTTTTACCAGTACCAACAAAGTCTACGGCGACACACCGAACCGGTTGCCACTGGTGGAACTCGACGAGCGATGGGAGGTGGATGAATCACACCCTTACTTCGAGAAAGGTATCCCGGAGAGCATGTCGATAGACCAGACAAAGCACTCGCTTTTCGGCGCAAGCAAAGCGGCGGCAGACCTGATGGTGCAGGAGTACGGCCGCTATTTCGACATGCCGACCGTGTGCTTCCGCGGTGGCTGCCTGACGGGCCCGGCGCATGCCGGTGCAGAGCTGCACGGTTTCTTGTCGTACCTGATGAAGTGCACGGTGGATGGCCGGCCCTACCGGATTTACGGCTACAAGGGAAAACAGGTTCGGGACAACATTCACAGCAGTGACCTCGTCGAGGCTTTCTGGCAGTACATGCAAAAACCGCGCCCCGCCGCGGTCTACAACATCGGCGGAGGCCGGCACTCGAATTGCTCGATGCTCGAGGCGGTGAAGCTGTGCGAAGAAATGAGCGGCAAAAAGCTGGATTACAGCTACGAAGAGGCCAACCGCATCGGTGACCACATCTGGTGGGTCAGTGACCTGACGGCATTCGAGGCCGATTACCCGCAATGGAAACAGGAATACAACCTGCATCGCACATTGCAGGAAATCCACGACGCGTGCCTGGCGTCGTAGACACCGACAAGCACCCGGTTGATTTCGGGCCGCAGTTTCGTGTGCTGAACACGGATTGCACGGCGACGAGTTATTCGCAGCTGGCCGACGATCTCGCAACCCACTGTCGCCGCGAAGAGCGCCACACGCTGCTGGTGGATTTCACCAACGTGCACATCGTGGCGATGCGCAGCAAAGATGAACAGTTCAGGGAAATCACCGACACCATGGACCTGTTCGTCCCCGACAGCATGGTGCTGACCTGGGCGGTCAACTGGAAGGGTGGTTCAATGCGCGACCGCGTATACGGTCCGTCCTTCCTGACGCACATGATCACCAACTCGCCGCCGGACCTGCGGCATTACTTCCTTGGGGCATCGCAGGAGTGTCTCGACCTGTTGCTGGCACAAATCCGGAAGCGCAACCCCGACTTTCTGATTGCCGGGTCGCATCACGGCTACTTCGGCACTGACGACGAGGATGCGGTGCTTGCCGACATCAACGCGGCGCAGCCTGACCTGGTCTGGGTCGGGCTTGGAACGCCCAAGCAACAGGAGTGGATTTACCGCGTTCGCGACCGGGCCCGGGCCGGCGCGCTGCTCGCGGTGGGTTTTGCCTTCGATGTTAATGCCGGGACAAAAAAGGATGCGCCACCGTGGATGCAGCGGATGGGATTGACCTGGTTTTACCGGCTGCTGCAGGAACCACGGCGCCTGTGGTGGCGGTATCTGTACTACAACAGCGTTTTCCTGTGGGGACTGCTGCGACAGAAAAGTTGATGAGTCGCGCCTGGAAGGCGCTGTGGGAGCGGCATCCTGCTGTGGGAGCGGCATCTTGCCGCGATCAGTCGCGCCTGGAAGGCGCTCCCACAAACAAGAAGAGCATCCTGCTGTGGGAGCGGCATCCTGCTGTGGGAGCGGCATCCTGCCGCGATTGAGTCGCGCCTGGAAGGCGCTCCCACAAACAAGAAGAGCATCCTGCTGCAAACCAGAAGGCGCTCTCACCGAGATAAAATCTCTTAATTGTGAGGAATTATTCGGAAGGCGGACAGAGAGTAGCGTGATTACGCTGCTTGAATGGCGAATCGGATACCGCATTCTCGCGACTTGCGGCGCGGGCGTGACTCGAGGACCGGCGGCTACTATTTCCTGACCACGTCAGTGGCTGGACGTCGCCCGATTTTCAGACATCCAGAGAACGCAACGATGATGGTCAACGCGCTCCGCTGGATAAATGACGCGAAGCGGTTCTTTGTCGATGCCGCCGTTGTAATGCCTGACCACCTGCATCTTGCCGGACGACTTGGCGAAGGCAGCCTGGCGTCCGTAATGCATACGCTCAAGAGCTTCACCGCCAACCAGCTGGTTGGCAATGGTGTTATGTCGCCAGTCTGGCAGGACGGATATCACGATCATCAACTACGCGATGATGAAGACTACGGCGTGCATGTCCGATACTTGATCGAGAATCCGACGCGGGCGGGGTTGGTTGAACATCTGGACGACTACCCTTATCTGATTTTCCCGGACTGGTGGTGCGATCAAGTCGCGCCTGGAAGGCGCTCCCACAAATAAGAAAGAGCATCCTGCGGTGGGAGCGGCACCCTGCTGTGGGTGCGGCACCGTGCTGTGGGAGCGGCATCTTGCCGCGATCAGTCGCGCCTGGAAGGCGCTCCCACAAATAAGAAGAGCATCTTGCTGTGGGAGCGGCATCCTGCCGCGATTGAGTCGCGCCTGGAAGGCGCTCCCACGGTTTGGTCAAAGAGCTTCGGCAATATCCTGTAACAGACCGGCATCAGCAGGTTCTGTTGCCGGCGGGTAGCGCGCGATGATCTTGCCGTCGCGGTCGATCAGGAACTTCTCGAAATTCCACTCGATATCGCCGGAAAATCCGTTTGCTGCATCAGTCAGCCATGCGTACAGCGGGTGACGTCCGTTGCCGTTAACTTCGATCTTTTCCGACAGCGGAAACGTCACGCCATAGTTGGTGCTGCAAAAAGCCTCTATCTGTTGCGCGTCACCGGGCTCCTGCGCACCAAACTGGTTGCACGGAAAGCCGACGACAGTCAGTCCGTCACCTGCATGGTCTTTGTAAAGCTGCTCGAGGCCGGTGTACTGCGGCGTGAGACCGCATTCGCTGGCGACGTTAACTGCGAGAACCACCTTGCCGGCACAACCGGCCAGCAGACCAGGTTCACCCCGCAGGCTGTCGATTGAAAATTCGTGAAATTTCGGCACCGTACCCCTCCGCTGCTGTCATACTTTGAGGTCACAAGTTAACACCGACAGGCGCGTCAAGTTGAAACGTTTCATTATTATTGTGCTTTTGCTTGCCACCGGTGCCGTGCTGGCGCTGCCGGGTGCAGTTGGTGTGGTGGCCGAACAGCAGCAGGACCGGCTGGTCGGTGAGATCAACGGATTCAGCAACCAGCTGGTCAGGGAGCGTTACGAACGCAACTGGTTCAGCAGCGAGTCGCGCTACCGCTACAGCATTGAAGACGAACAGCTGCGCAGGCTGGCGGCGGCAGTCACCGAGGAGCCGGAAGGCACCCCGCAGCTGATTGTCACAACAAAGATGTATCACGGCCCGGTGCCCTTGATCAGCGGCGGCTCTTCACCACTGGCCTGGACCGACATGGATTCCAGCCTGGTATTGCGTGCACCGTCCGGCGAGGAAATCGAACTGCCCGGTGAATTGCGCAGCCGCGTGGAGCCCGATGGTTCTACCCGGTTTATTTACAGTGCTGCTGCCGAAACCCGTGCGCTGGATAACGGTCTGACGCTGGCCTGGCAAGATACCCGAGTCGAGATCACGCTCGGTCGCAGCCAGGAAGACCTTGGCGTAGACGGTGACATCGGAGTGATCCGGCTGTTTGATAAAGACGCGGAGATTCGTGTCGGACCGGCCACAGTGGCCTCCGACCAGGAGAAGAGCCGCAACGGGATCTGGACCGGCGACACCGACATTCGTGTTTCTTCGGTTGTCCTGCACGAGGTCGAGGCCGATAACGTGACGCTGGCGCTGCGCGTGCTGGATGATTCCGACCTGGCCTCATATGCCGTAAACCTGGGCGCGCTGAACCTGCGTGGCGAGGGGCTCACGGGGGATGCCCGTATCGATTTTCTTGCGCAACGACTCGATGCCGAAGCATTGAGCGGCCTGCTCGAGTTGATGGGTGAATATCCCAATGGCGGACCGATGCCGGTTACCGATCGCGATGCGTTATTGCGCCGGATACTGCGTGGCGGGCCGGAAATAACCGTTCGCACGCTCAGGATACCCATGAGCGAAGCCGATCTTGAGGGTGATGCCCACATCGTGGTTGAACCGGGCACCGGTGCCACACCGCGTGAACTTGCGCGCGGACTGGAAGGCAGTGCAACCCTGCTGGTGCCAAAATCGCTTATCGAGCAACTAAAGACCAATGGCACAGCGGAAGCGCGTAATGCCATCGAGCTGATGCAACGCTTCCGCGTGCTCAAGCCGGAAGGCAATCGATATCGCATCGAGGCGAAGTACGCCGGCAGTCTGCTGTCGGTAAACGGTTTTCCGGTACCTGTCCCGGTTTTCTAGGCGCTGCGGCGCAGTTGGTTTTTCTTCAGGTGCACCAGCAGCAGTGAAATAGCAGCAGGTGTAACGCCGGGAATGCGGCTGGCCTGACCAACAGTTTGCGGCTGCACGTCATTGAGCTTTTGTCGCACTTCATGGGACAAACCGCGCACGATGTCATAGTCGATGCCGTCAGGTATTGCCTGCTCTTCATGGCGCTGCTGTTTCACGATCTCGGCATTCTGACGCTCGATGTAACCTGCATAACGCGCCTTAATTTCCACCTGCGCGGCAACGCGTGGTGCGGCGACGCCCGGACCGATTCCCGGCAGCTGCACCAGGATGTCATAGCTCATACCAGGACGACGCAGCAGGTCGACTGCGTGCTGCTCCCGCCGCAGGGTGCCGCCGGGAATCTTTGCCAGGTCCTGCTGCGACAGCCGCTCCGGCCGCACCAGCAGTTTTTTCAGCCGCGCCGTCTCGGCAGCGATACCGTCACGGTGCGCGCAAAACGATTGCCAGCGATGATCGTCTATCAGCCCCAGCTCATGCCCTTTCGCGGTTAAACGCAGGTCAGCATTGTCTTCGCGCAGAGTAAGCCGGTATTCGGCGCGGCTGGTGAACATGCGATACGGCTCGCTGGTGCCGCGCGTCACCAGGTCGTCCACCAGCACCCCGATATAGGCCTCGTTGCGACGTGGCCACCACGGCTGCTTGTCCTGCACCTGCAGCGCGGCGTTGATGCCTGCCAACAGGCCCTGCGCGCCGGCCTCTTCGTAACCGGTGGTGCCATTGATCTGCCCGGCAAAAAACAGGCCGGGAATAAAGCGGGTCTCCAGCGTGTGTGAAAGATCACGCGGGTCGAAAAAATCGTACTCGATCGCGTAGCCCGGCCGCGTCATCACCGCATTCTGGCAGCCGGTCATGGTGTGCACGAATTCGAGTTGCACTTCGGCCGGCAGCGAGGTCGAGATGCCGTTGGGATAAACCTCGTCGGTGTCCAGCCCCTCCGGTTCGATAAACACCTGGTGCGAATTCCTGTCGGCGAAGCGCACGATCTTGTCTTCGATCGATGGGCAATAACGCGGACCAATACCCTCAATGGCGCCGGTATACATCGGCGAGCGGTCCAGTGCGCCACGGATAAGTTCATGCGTGCGTTCATTGGTGGCACTGATGTAACAGCTGCGCTGTTGCGGATGCTCGTCACGGCTGCCGATAAAAGAAAACACCGGACGCGGTTCGTCACCCGGCTGCTCGGTCATTGCAGCGAAATCGAGACTGCGCCCGTCGAGCCGCGGCGGTGTGCCGGTTTTCAGTCGCGCCACGCGAAACGGCTGTTCACGCAACCGCGCCGCCAGCAGGTTTGACGGTGCATCGCCAACGCGGCCACCGGCTTCGCGCTTGTCACCCACATGCATTACGCCGCCGAGAAATGTGCCGACCGTAAGCACCACGACAGCGGCACGGAAGTCGTCGCCCGACTCGGTACGCACGCCGGCGATGCGACCCTGTTCAACAACAAGGTCGGCGACGCTTTGCTGTATTACCGTCAGGCCCGGCTGGTTGTGCAGGAACTGCTGGATTGCGCGCTTGTAAAGCTTTCGGTCGGCCTGCGCCCGTGTGGCGCGTACCGCCGGGCCCTTACTTGCGTTGAGCGTGCGGAAATGAATGCCGGCACGGTCAGCCGCGCGGGCCATGACACCGCCGAGTGCATCGATCTCGCGCGTGAGGTGTCCTTTGCCGATGCCACCAATGGCCGGGTTGCAGCTCATCTGCCCCAG
It includes:
- the mnmG gene encoding tRNA uridine-5-carboxymethylaminomethyl(34) synthesis enzyme MnmG, which gives rise to MNVFEVIVVGGGHAGTEAALAAARMGARTVLLTHKLETLGQMSCNPAIGGIGKGHLTREIDALGGVMARAADRAGIHFRTLNASKGPAVRATRAQADRKLYKRAIQQFLHNQPGLTVIQQSVADLVVEQGRIAGVRTESGDDFRAAVVVLTVGTFLGGVMHVGDKREAGGRVGDAPSNLLAARLREQPFRVARLKTGTPPRLDGRSLDFAAMTEQPGDEPRPVFSFIGSRDEHPQQRSCYISATNERTHELIRGALDRSPMYTGAIEGIGPRYCPSIEDKIVRFADRNSHQVFIEPEGLDTDEVYPNGISTSLPAEVQLEFVHTMTGCQNAVMTRPGYAIEYDFFDPRDLSHTLETRFIPGLFFAGQINGTTGYEEAGAQGLLAGINAALQVQDKQPWWPRRNEAYIGVLVDDLVTRGTSEPYRMFTSRAEYRLTLREDNADLRLTAKGHELGLIDDHRWQSFCAHRDGIAAETARLKKLLVRPERLSQQDLAKIPGGTLRREQHAVDLLRRPGMSYDILVQLPGIGPGVAAPRVAAQVEIKARYAGYIERQNAEIVKQQRHEEQAIPDGIDYDIVRGLSHEVRQKLNDVQPQTVGQASRIPGVTPAAISLLLVHLKKNQLRRSA
- a CDS encoding glutathione peroxidase — translated: MPKFHEFSIDSLRGEPGLLAGCAGKVVLAVNVASECGLTPQYTGLEQLYKDHAGDGLTVVGFPCNQFGAQEPGDAQQIEAFCSTNYGVTFPLSEKIEVNGNGRHPLYAWLTDAANGFSGDIEWNFEKFLIDRDGKIIARYPPATEPADAGLLQDIAEAL
- a CDS encoding permease, translated to MSYELNPRSVAHVSVESRGAFINKTYLHLFGAITALVALEAWYFQSGIAESIYSFLPRGAGWLLVLGVFMLVGWAASHVAHRARTLPAQYAALGGFVIAESIILVPLLYHAMAISPDIPKQAGVATLVAFAALTAIAFITRKDFSFLRSTLIWGGFAAIGLIVMGLLFGFHLGTWFSVGMIAFAGAAVLYDTSNVLHHFSEDRYVAAGLELFSSVALMFWYVLRFYMHSSD
- a CDS encoding SIMPL domain-containing protein (The SIMPL domain is named for its presence in mouse protein SIMPL (signalling molecule that associates with mouse pelle-like kinase). Bacterial member BP26, from Brucella, was shown to assemble into a channel-like structure, while YggE from E. coli has been associated with resistance to oxidative stress.) encodes the protein MSEQQARTVTVSGNGEVSVEPDRAQVNLSVMIRSDQQQSAQREVDDTVEAVLRLTDKLGIPRKDVRTTRLNINPEFRWDKNTNERKISGYMVQRTVEINLKDLEKLGDLMHRATQAGVNQVSAPALGAEDEDKHRRDALAKAAEDARLNAETLARTLGAKLGKVRRITSSDVIHQPPVPMPRMESRAMMADAGGAAETYTPGEIKFSAGVTVEFDLEVR
- a CDS encoding MBL fold metallo-hydrolase; protein product: MDASHLIVDGDEAAFVDTGTTHSVPLLLQALREKNIAPESVRYIFLTHIHLDHAGGAGALAAALPRSQVVVHPRGAAHLVDPGKLIAGTKAVYGEESYQRLYGDIVPIPAERVITTDDGDRHQVGTRSFTFIHTPGHALHHHCLVEETEDIVFTGDNFGLSYREFDTSKGPFIFATTTPVHFDPQQLHDSLDRIMSYQPRAAYLTHYSRVENLERLATDLHADIDELVAIAEQHEHCDNRHEHIETAMYRHLCERLDAHGYTGDDEERHRLLDGDIDLNAQGLQVWLDRRRRAREK
- a CDS encoding transposase, which gives rise to MANRIPHSRDLRRGRDSRTGGYYFLTTSVAGRRPIFRHPENATMMVNALRWINDAKRFFVDAAVVMPDHLHLAGRLGEGSLASVMHTLKSFTANQLVGNGVMSPVWQDGYHDHQLRDDEDYGVHVRYLIENPTRAGLVEHLDDYPYLIFPDWWCDQVAPGRRSHK
- a CDS encoding WecB/TagA/CpsF family glycosyltransferase, which gives rise to MPGVVDTDKHPVDFGPQFRVLNTDCTATSYSQLADDLATHCRREERHTLLVDFTNVHIVAMRSKDEQFREITDTMDLFVPDSMVLTWAVNWKGGSMRDRVYGPSFLTHMITNSPPDLRHYFLGASQECLDLLLAQIRKRNPDFLIAGSHHGYFGTDDEDAVLADINAAQPDLVWVGLGTPKQQEWIYRVRDRARAGALLAVGFAFDVNAGTKKDAPPWMQRMGLTWFYRLLQEPRRLWWRYLYYNSVFLWGLLRQKS
- a CDS encoding oxidoreductase, with the translated sequence MTGQFTAFRIHDEGGTVAGRFEQIGLDDLAAGDVVIKVACSGINYKDALAATGAGRILRKYPLVGGIDLAGTVVSSDDERYQSGDDVLVTGCGLSETHDGGYAEYARVPGDWVIPLPAGLDAWHAMCIGTAGFTAALAIHRMEHNGLQPGNGEVVVTGASGGVGSLAIDMLAGRGYDVVAVSGKTAASEYLQSLGANRVLDRREIDYGSRPLEKVQWAGAIDNVGGDMLAWLTRTVDFRGNIASIGLVGSHRLETTVMPFILRGVNLLGINSSATPRAVRKVVWQRISGDLRPRHLAKIGSRTVELADIATVFDQYLRGEVTGRTVVNIAA
- a CDS encoding NAD-dependent epimerase/dehydratase family protein; protein product: MTIALITGSGGLIGSETAKRLHREGLDVVGIDNDMRAYFFGSEASTRPTSTQLTETLANYRHEDLDIRDADGVMALFGRFGSDIGVVVHTAAQPSHDWAAREPFTDFSVNATGTLNLLEAARQHCPDAPFIFTSTNKVYGDTPNRLPLVELDERWEVDESHPYFEKGIPESMSIDQTKHSLFGASKAAADLMVQEYGRYFDMPTVCFRGGCLTGPAHAGAELHGFLSYLMKCTVDGRPYRIYGYKGKQVRDNIHSSDLVEAFWQYMQKPRPAAVYNIGGGRHSNCSMLEAVKLCEEMSGKKLDYSYEEANRIGDHIWWVSDLTAFEADYPQWKQEYNLHRTLQEIHDACLAS
- a CDS encoding DUF945 family protein; protein product: MKRFIIIVLLLATGAVLALPGAVGVVAEQQQDRLVGEINGFSNQLVRERYERNWFSSESRYRYSIEDEQLRRLAAAVTEEPEGTPQLIVTTKMYHGPVPLISGGSSPLAWTDMDSSLVLRAPSGEEIELPGELRSRVEPDGSTRFIYSAAAETRALDNGLTLAWQDTRVEITLGRSQEDLGVDGDIGVIRLFDKDAEIRVGPATVASDQEKSRNGIWTGDTDIRVSSVVLHEVEADNVTLALRVLDDSDLASYAVNLGALNLRGEGLTGDARIDFLAQRLDAEALSGLLELMGEYPNGGPMPVTDRDALLRRILRGGPEITVRTLRIPMSEADLEGDAHIVVEPGTGATPRELARGLEGSATLLVPKSLIEQLKTNGTAEARNAIELMQRFRVLKPEGNRYRIEAKYAGSLLSVNGFPVPVPVF